The Pocillopora verrucosa isolate sample1 chromosome 14, ASM3666991v2, whole genome shotgun sequence genome has a segment encoding these proteins:
- the LOC131800270 gene encoding uncharacterized protein → MISSIQTFLRVKCKRNVTLIDKTGCKFRSLNSALNFQMKEKAGQGIGLVVNKANLITEEQENYLWENGFLGSDNAELLCHTLVWVFGIQFALRAGQELRNLRFKNSQLSLQSDESGNEFLQYMEDISKTNNGGLSHLRIKRKVVRAYKNLTNVERCPVELYKKYVSHVPKEISDNAFYLRALPKPKGDVWYSNKAMGRETLGNVVKNIMRRAGFEGHFTNHSLRRSCATRLYEGGVPEQVIVETTGHRSCDGVREYKCASSTFKRKASEILQGATPKRAEIDVKEKNEKLFNNDVEQKYDGQREETGLQGLSKKVLDENQSEDYNQSVVISTHSTKIFISYK, encoded by the coding sequence ATGATAAGTAGTATTCAAACGTTTTTACGTGTGAAATGTAAGAGAAATGTAACTTTGATTGACAAAACAGGTTGTAAATTTAGAAGTTTGAATTCagctttgaattttcaaatgaaagaaaaagctgGGCAAGGAATAGGCTTAGTTGTCAACAAGGCTAATCTTATTACGGAGGAACAAGAAAACTATTTGTGGGAAAACGGGTTTTTAGGGAGCGACAACGCAGAGCTGCTTTGCCACACTTTGGTCTGGGTTTTTGGCATTCAGTTTGCTCTAAGGGCTGGGCAGGAACTCAGGAATTTGAGATTTAAAAACTCACAGTTATCGCTACAAAGTGACGAATCGGGTAATGAATTCTTACAGTATATGGAGGATATCAGTAAAACTAATAATGGCGGTTTGAGCCATTTGCGTATCAAAAGGAAAGTTGTTCGGGCATATAAGAACTTAACCAATGTAGAGCGTTGCCCAGTTGAGCTGTATAAGAAATACGTATCTCACGTGCCGAAAGAAATCAGTGACAACGCATTCTATTTGCGGGCTTTGCCAAAGCCAAAAGGGGACGTATGGTATTCTAATAAAGCTATGGGGAGGGAAACGTTAGGGAACGTAGTTAAGAATATTATGCGAAGAGCAGGTTTTGAGGGGCACTTTACAAATCATTCCCTTCGACGAAGTTGCGCCACACGATTGTACGAAGGTGGTGTGCCAGAACAAGTTATTGTAGAAACCACTGGTCACCGATCATGTGATGGGGTTAGGGAGTATAAGTGTGCCTCATCAACATTTAAAAGGAAAGCAAGTGAAATCTTGCAGGGAGCGACTCCTAAGAGGGCAGAAATAGacgtcaaggaaaaaaatgaaaaactgtttaacaATGATGTTGAGCAAAAATATGATGGACAAAGGGAAGAAACAGGGTTACAGGGGTTAAGCAAAAAGGTTTTAGACGAAAACCAGAGCGAAGATTATAATCAGTCAGTTGTAATTAGTACTCACAGTacgaaaatttttatttcttacaagTGA